aaccatttactttattccacttttagtatGCGGACCCCACATCcaccaactttttacactcacaatcgaatataaaaataatactttaaatgagtctcacattccattcaCTTTCTCcctttatttttttcacaaagtcaaacaatttcttacaatccgtgccgagtcaaaatggctctttaaatggtggacgaagggagtaataaaataaatgagattGAATTTGgctagaaatgactcaattgtAACGGACGGAGGGATTATTTAATTAGAAGATAATTGTGTGAAATAATACACTAGAGCATACATGAGTATGATTAATTGCTAACTTTTTAAGTGGCTAGAGGTCAGCCCATAAACAAGCAACAACCCAAGCCTAGATGTGGAAAATGTCATGACGTCCAGAAATGCTCTTTCGTGGTGAAATTGTCTCCACTCAATTTTTGTAtgtttatactccctccgtcccaagataagcaactcatattccttttttgcacgtcccaagataagtgagccatttccttttttaatattctctctcttactttttctctctattttattaactctcttactttattcactttccacTTTATTAACAAAACCTCAACAAAAAAAGTATctccaaattaaattacaaTAAAAGGTCTTACATAGAAGCTAGGAAAAGTACTAAACAGTGGAGATAGTTTTTTTGACACACTTGAATAACTGATACACTTGAGCATTATAGGGGAGGTACATTATATGAAGGAAGTGAGCTGTAGGGATGTCGGCGCTGCCTGGGAGAAAACAACGGCCTCGTAGGTGGTGGATTTGCGGCGTTCATCCCTGGCTTTGATAAACAGCTTGTAATTCACACCAGACACCACCTGCGTCTCAACCTTTGACACTGACTCCAAAGTCAAGGACTCATTAATCCGTTTGTTTTGTTCCGACACCGCGAATGTCGCCAGTATTAAATACTCCGGTGCACTTGGATCCTTTACCGGCGTATACCCGCCGGTTTTCCTACTCATCACCAAATAAAAAAGTGGAGTGTattttttagattattttagatggatataaataataataataatataataataatataaacaaTTCAGTATTACGTGTCAGCCGTCGCAGCTTTTGCAACGGATGATGCTGCTACTGCGGCCATCCCAGCCAACACGAGGCCCCGTCTCGTGTTGGTGGTCTCAGCAGCCACTGCCACCACCTTCTCCAAGTCCATCGAGGCCCTCACCGCCAGCTGGCTGCGACGGGTGGTGGCTGTGGCTGGCTTCGTGGCGACAACGCCACCAAA
This genomic interval from Salvia splendens isolate huo1 chromosome 13, SspV2, whole genome shotgun sequence contains the following:
- the LOC121761549 gene encoding cysteine proteinase inhibitor 5-like gives rise to the protein MASSMTMTTSFFGGVVATKPATATTRRSQLAVRASMDLEKVVAVAAETTNTRRGLVLAGMAAVAASSVAKAATADTKTGGYTPVKDPSAPEYLILATFAVSEQNKRINESLTLESVSKVETQVVSGVNYKLFIKARDERRKSTTYEAVVFSQAAPTSLQLTSFI